GGGGCGGTCGGCGGTGACGGCGTCGAAGTTGTCGGCGACGGCGACGATGCGGGCGAAGAGGTGGATGTTGTCGCCGGCGAGGCCGCCGGGGTAGCCGGTGCCGTCGTAGTTTTCGTGGTGCTGGCAGGCGATGTGGGCGGCGGAGATGGGCAGCGCCCACTGGCGCCGCAGGGTGTGGAAGGCTTCGAGGGCATGGTGGTGGATGGCCTGCCACTCGGTGTCGGACAGCGGCCCAGGCTTGTCGAGGATGTCTTGCGGGATGCGCGTTTTGCCGAGGTCGTGGAGGAGGGCGCCGACGGCGAGCTCGGCGAGCTGGCCGGGCGGCAGGCGCAGTTTGGCGCCGATGAGGACGGAGAGCAGGCATACGTTGAGGGAGTGGCTGAAGGTGTAAGGGTGGTGGATGCGGAGGTTGGAAAGGTGGCGGAGGATGTGGCGGTTGTCGATGGCGTTTTCGACAGTTTTTACGATCAGCGCTTTGAGCCCGCCTATTTCGATATGGCGGTCGCGGAGGAAGCGCCCCGCGCCGCGGTGGATGAACCGGAGGGCTTCGGCCCCGGTGCGCTGGTCGAGGAGTTCGTCGGGGTCGATCGGTCTAAAGGGAGCCCGACAGGAGATGAGGTCGGTTTCGGGGCCGGGGCGTGCTGGGTAATGGGTGGGCGGGACCGAGGGGACGTCAGGAAGCGGGGCGCCGGTTTGGTCGTATTGGCTGCGGGCAAGTGTCATTGCGGGTGCGGGCTGGCCGGTTGTCAGGCTGAGCATTGTTCTCCCCCCCGAATGCATGGTGTTTTATGTTTTATTTTACATCTTTCCCCATGTTTCCCAATTAAATCCTAAATTTATCTTAAATGATTCCTAATAAACTATTATGTCGAACTATAGTTGCCTGCCGGGATTTCTTTCCGACATTGTCCGCCATTATCCGCTATTTGGCGGCGGCGATGCGGACAAGCTCCGACAAGAGGGGACGGAAAATGCCGGCGGATGCGATGGGGGCGGCGGTTTGGCCGGTCGCTTCGTGTCGAAATTATTTTCGCGGCGAACGGGGCGGGAGGGGAAATTTTTCCTGCTATCCTTTCTGCAAAAATATGTTACTATACTTGCCACCAGAAAAATAAATGTGTTATACTATTGTCGTAGATAAGCGATATTGATACGTATCATTGATGCGCAAGAGCGATGTATTGTGCATACCATTTGGGAGAGTGATAGTTGGTGAAGGCCAGAATTGCCATCAACGGCTTCGGACGGATTGGCAGGATGTGCCTGCGGGCTTCGCTGGCGCGGGAGGATATCGAGGTCGTGGCTATTAACGGCACGATGGATCCGGCGGCGTTGGCCCATTTGCTGAAGTACGATTCGGTGCACGGCGTTCTCGACCGCACGGTTGTGGCTAACGACCGGGAGATTGTGGTGGACGGCAGGCCGATCAGGATATTGTCGGACCGCAATCCCGCGAATCTGCCCTGGGGCAGCCTGGGGGCGGATATCGTGATCGAGTCGACCGGGAAGTTTAATTCGGGCCGCGATTGCCAGGTGCACCTGGATAACGGGGCCGGCAAGGTGATTATTTCCGCGCCGGCGAAGGATGCGGTGCCGACGTTCGTGATGGGCGTGAATGACGACGATTACAGCCATCAGAAGCATCATATCGTTTCGACGGCTTCGTGCACGACGAATTGCCTGGCGCCGGTGGCGAAGGTGCTGCACGAGCGGTTCGGGATCGTGAGCGGGTTTATGTCGACGGTGCATGCTTTTACGACCGATCAGCGCAGCCTCGACAACAGCCATAAGGATCCCCGGCGGGCGCGGAGCTGCGTGCAGTCGATCATCCCGACGTCGACGGGCGCGGCGAAGATGATCGGCGAGGTGATCCCGGAGCTGAAGGGAAAATTGAACGGGATCGCGATCAGGGTGCCGGTGCCGAATGTTTCGCTGACCGATCTTGTGGCCCAGCTGAGCCACAAGGTGACGGTCGCCGAGGTGAACGAGGCTCTGCGCGCGGCGGCCCACGGTCCGCTGAGGGGCATTCTCGATTATTGCGAGGAGCCGCTGGTGTCGGTGGATTTCCTGAAGAACAGCCATTCGGCGATTGTGGATTCGCTGTCGACGATGGTGGTGGGTCCGAATTCGGTGAAGGTGCTGGCCTGGTATGACAACGAGTGGGGTTATGCTTGCCGGGTTATCGATTTCGCTAGCCTGATGGCCCGGAGGGCCGAGGAAACTGTAGCATGGCCGACCCGCAAAGCGGCCGGTTGAGGAGGGTAATGTATATGTCTGCTTCTCATTCTCATTGTCCCGACTGCGGAGGCCGGGGAACGGTTGCTGCCGATTGCCCGTATTGCCGTGACAGCGACGCTCACGAGCACCACGATCTTGATGGTAAGATTTGTCCGAGCTGCGGCAGCGCAGGGTATGTGGAAGATGCCTGCCCGTCCTGCAGCGGGAGGGGAACGGCCGGCCACTATCGTAAGGTGAGCTGACCGAAATAAAGAACCGGGCCTGGTTAGCCCGGTTCTTTATTTTGCCGCGACAGGGGATTGCGAATGGGAAACCGCGGTCGTTACGACCGCGGTTTTTTATTGAATGGTAAAGGTGTAGTCGCCGATGTGATCGCCGTCGAAGGAGATTTTGACGGTGTAGCGGCCGCTCTGCCAGGAGCCTACTTCGGCGGCGCCGGCGCCGGTGGTGAAGCGGGCGGATTCCCAGTCTTTCTTGGGCTGGGCGGTGCGTTTGATTTCGGCGACCTGCCGGCCGGCGGGGTCGATGTAGCGGAGGACGAGGGGGATGGAGGCGTCGGCGATTTTGTGGTTGTTGTTTTTGTAGGCGATTTCGGTGTAGATTACTCTGGACCGGGGGCTGAATTCGCCGGCGTAGGTGCGCTGGGCGAGGGCGGGCGGATTTTGGCCGCCTTCGAAGAAGCGGACGGCGGTGATTTCGCCTTTTTTGCCGGCCGCGGGCGGTTTGGCCCCGTCGGCGGGCGCGGCAGGCTGCGTTTTGCCCGGCGCGGGCTGTTTGTCGTTGGCGGGCAGGATTTTGCCGGCGAGTTCGCGGAGGGTTTTTTCGAGGTCGAGGCTGCGGAGAGTTTTTTCGAGTTCGCCGCCGCCCTGCTCCTGAGCGGGTTTGGCGTCGTCGAGCGAGCGGAGGCCGATGACGACGTTGCGGACGAGAAAGCCCCCCGCGCTTAGCAGGAGGAGGATGACGACGACGATGGCGACGAGTTCTTTCATGATTCCCGAGCGGTTGTTGTCCATATGGCCTCTCCCCTTTCGGCGTTTCTGCTCCGGGACGTCGTCAGAGGATCGCTCCGCCGTCGACGACGACGGTTTGACCGGTTACCATGCCGGCGGTGAGCAGCAGGGGCAGGGCGACGGCGGCGACGTCTTCGGGGCCGCAGACTCTGCCCAGAGGGGTGCCGGCGCCGAGCCTGGCGACATGGTCTTCGCGCCCGGCGACCCAGCGGGTGAGGACGATGCCGGGGGCGACGCTGTTGACGCGGATTTCGGGGGCGAAGACTTGGGCGAGCGATTTGGTGAGGCTGATGGCGGCGGCTTTGGAGGCGGCGTAGGCGATGGAGCTGCCGCGGCCGGTGATGCCGGCGATGGAGGTGATGTTGACGATGGCGCCGCCAGTTTTTTTGAGGTGGGGGGCGCAGGCCCGGCAGACGAAGAAGACGCCTTTGACGTTGACGGACATGATGTTGTCCCAGTATTGACCGGCCATGTTTTCGAGGTCGCCGGCGTCGACGAAGTGGGTGGTGCCGGCGGAGTTGACGAGGTAGTCGAGCCGGCCGAAGCGCTTGACGGCGTTGTCGACCATGCGGCGGACCTGGGCGTCGTCGGCGACGTCGGCCTGTTCGGCCAGGCATTCGGCGCCGGCGGCTCTGACGGCTGCGGCCGTTTCGTCGGCTTCTTTCGCGGAGCGGGAGTAGTTGACGACGATGTCGATGCCCTGGGCGGCGAGGCTGAGGGCCACCGCCCGGCCGATTCCCGTGCCGCCGCCGGTGATGAGGGCTACTTTCCGGTTATCCATTTTTTTGGCCTCCTGAGCGGGGCATGCCGACCCCGCGTTTTGTGCGATATTGTAATGGTTTCTACGCCGGCGCTTATATCCCTGTAACGCGAAGGGGAAAATGTGCGCTCCGGCGGCTTGTCACGCTTTTGTCATATTTATGGGTTATCATCACTGGTGTAGGTGGTCGGCACAGCACCGGTTAACTGGCTATAATTTTTGCATTCTGGCAAAGGCACTCCGGTGCATAGCCGACCATTTCCATATATTGTGGCCGCCGGCTGTGACGCTAGGCGGCGGCCGGGGTCCCGGGGATATGGGTAATTTTGCCCGTTGACCCTCATACTCCGCCTTTGTTATATTAACCCTGGGAGGAGTATACATAACACCGGGATTATTCCAGTTTAAGGAGGTTTTGTTGTGAAGAGAATCGTACTTACAGTGGCTGCTATTCTCACCCTGAACGCCGCCACCGCCATGGCCGCTCCGATCAACGATCTGGGGCGCGGTCAGACTGCGCTGGGTGTCGGCACCGATACCATTTATCTGGAGCATAAGCTGTCGGACAGTTTTACGCTCGGGTTTGAGAATGTCGACCGCGGCGGCAGCATGGATGGTATTTACGGGCAGTTCCAGCTTTCCGGGAATCTCCGCGGTATTGTCGGCAGCCGAGAGGTGGCTGGCGATTCCAAACTGTATGTCGGGGCTGCTGTCCACGCTCCCCTGTCTTCCGAGTGGGACGGTTACGCGTCGCTGATCGGCGGCGGCAATTTCAACGAGGTGCAGGTAGGGGCCAATCTCCGCCTGGCGAGCAACCTTGATCTCAATGTCGATTACCATAATTTCTCGCCTGACTACGGCCGCAGCAAGAGCGGCGTGGGCGTGGGCGCGACGGTTAGGTTCTAGGCTGCGGATAGACGCGGGCTGAGCAGAGTAAGCCCCTGCCGGAAGATTCCGGCAGGGGCTTATATTTTATGTAGGATAGCGGCGGGAAGAGGGCGAATGTATAGTGGTGCAGTATAATCGGCCGCCATACAGGAGGTTTCCCGATGTCTTCAGTCGCGTTGGTGTTTGTCACGCTTGCTGTCATTGTTTTTCTGCTGAACCGTAAGGTGAAGATGGGGCTGGCGATGGTGGCCGGGTCGGCGATTATTTTTTTTGCGACCGGCCCGACGCCGGCCAAGCTTTGGACGGCTGCCGCGGCG
This DNA window, taken from Sporomusaceae bacterium, encodes the following:
- a CDS encoding HD-GYP domain-containing protein, translated to MLSLTTGQPAPAMTLARSQYDQTGAPLPDVPSVPPTHYPARPGPETDLISCRAPFRPIDPDELLDQRTGAEALRFIHRGAGRFLRDRHIEIGGLKALIVKTVENAIDNRHILRHLSNLRIHHPYTFSHSLNVCLLSVLIGAKLRLPPGQLAELAVGALLHDLGKTRIPQDILDKPGPLSDTEWQAIHHHALEAFHTLRRQWALPISAAHIACQHHENYDGTGYPGGLAGDNIHLFARIVAVADNFDAVTADRPYRAAYQPHQAYEVLLWSRGSKLDPHIVDTFLDTVAVLPAGSAVLLDGDVTSRTVGKPLIDLAGELGKFIVRALSPGETKVLPAI
- the gap gene encoding type I glyceraldehyde-3-phosphate dehydrogenase, with the translated sequence MKARIAINGFGRIGRMCLRASLAREDIEVVAINGTMDPAALAHLLKYDSVHGVLDRTVVANDREIVVDGRPIRILSDRNPANLPWGSLGADIVIESTGKFNSGRDCQVHLDNGAGKVIISAPAKDAVPTFVMGVNDDDYSHQKHHIVSTASCTTNCLAPVAKVLHERFGIVSGFMSTVHAFTTDQRSLDNSHKDPRRARSCVQSIIPTSTGAAKMIGEVIPELKGKLNGIAIRVPVPNVSLTDLVAQLSHKVTVAEVNEALRAAAHGPLRGILDYCEEPLVSVDFLKNSHSAIVDSLSTMVVGPNSVKVLAWYDNEWGYACRVIDFASLMARRAEETVAWPTRKAAG
- a CDS encoding SDR family oxidoreductase, producing the protein MDNRKVALITGGGTGIGRAVALSLAAQGIDIVVNYSRSAKEADETAAAVRAAGAECLAEQADVADDAQVRRMVDNAVKRFGRLDYLVNSAGTTHFVDAGDLENMAGQYWDNIMSVNVKGVFFVCRACAPHLKKTGGAIVNITSIAGITGRGSSIAYAASKAAAISLTKSLAQVFAPEIRVNSVAPGIVLTRWVAGREDHVARLGAGTPLGRVCGPEDVAAVALPLLLTAGMVTGQTVVVDGGAIL